From Candidatus Pedobacter colombiensis, one genomic window encodes:
- the acs gene encoding acetate--CoA ligase, whose product MQIKSFEEYQKTYQYSVDYPEQFWEGIANNFQWRKKWNKVLSWNFSEPNIKWFEGAKLNITENCLDRHLAENGDKPAIIWEPNDPQKESITLSYKILHEQVCRFGNVLKKNGVKKGDRVCIYMPMVPELAVAVLACARIGAVHSVVFGGFSAKSIADRINDAECKVVITADGAYRGNKQIQLKEVIDDALIGCPTVEKVIVLTHTRMAVSMLKGRDVWWEDEIKLVDTNCPAEEMDAEDMLFILYTSGSTGKPKGVVHTIGGYMVYAGYTFSNVFNYQPDEVFFCTADIGWITGHSYIVYGPLSQGATTLMFEGIPTYPDASRMWQVVEKHKVNILYTAPTAIRSLMSFGEEPLKGIDLSSLRVLGSVGEPINEEAWHWFDENIGKSKCPIVDTWWQTETGGIMISPIAYVTPTKPSFATLPLPGIQPILVDEQGNEIAGNGVNGNLCIKFPWPGMLRTTYGDHERCKLTYFSTYKDLYFTGDGCLRDEDGYYRITGRVDDVINVSGHRIGTAEVENAINMHAGVVESAVVGYPHDVKGQGIYAFVINPNVHTDEDLTKKDILQTVTRVIGAIAKPDKILFVSGLPKTRSGKIMRRILRKIAEGDTSNLGDVTTLLDPAVVAEIVEKASQLK is encoded by the coding sequence ATGCAAATTAAATCATTTGAAGAGTATCAAAAAACCTATCAGTATAGTGTAGATTATCCGGAACAGTTTTGGGAAGGGATTGCCAATAATTTTCAGTGGAGAAAAAAATGGAATAAAGTTTTATCCTGGAATTTTTCTGAACCCAATATCAAATGGTTTGAGGGGGCCAAGCTAAATATTACCGAGAATTGTTTAGATCGTCATTTAGCTGAAAATGGAGATAAACCAGCCATCATCTGGGAACCAAATGATCCGCAAAAAGAAAGTATAACCCTAAGCTATAAAATTTTACATGAACAAGTTTGTCGTTTTGGCAATGTTCTAAAAAAGAACGGTGTAAAAAAGGGCGACAGAGTATGTATATATATGCCAATGGTACCTGAACTTGCGGTTGCTGTATTGGCTTGTGCACGTATTGGTGCAGTTCATTCTGTTGTATTTGGTGGTTTTTCTGCTAAATCTATTGCTGATCGTATTAACGATGCAGAATGCAAAGTCGTGATTACCGCCGATGGAGCATATAGAGGAAACAAACAAATTCAGTTAAAAGAAGTCATTGATGATGCCCTGATTGGCTGTCCAACGGTTGAAAAGGTAATTGTCTTAACCCATACCCGTATGGCCGTGTCCATGCTGAAAGGTAGAGATGTTTGGTGGGAAGATGAAATTAAATTGGTGGATACCAATTGCCCTGCTGAAGAAATGGATGCTGAAGACATGTTGTTTATCCTGTATACATCAGGTTCGACCGGAAAACCTAAAGGTGTAGTACATACCATTGGTGGTTATATGGTTTATGCAGGATACACCTTCTCCAATGTATTCAATTATCAGCCAGACGAAGTCTTCTTTTGTACGGCCGATATTGGTTGGATTACCGGTCACTCTTACATCGTTTATGGTCCACTTTCACAGGGTGCGACAACCTTGATGTTTGAGGGAATTCCAACTTATCCAGATGCATCAAGAATGTGGCAGGTTGTCGAAAAACACAAAGTAAATATTCTATATACTGCGCCTACAGCCATCCGCTCATTAATGAGTTTTGGAGAAGAACCTCTAAAGGGCATTGATTTAAGCTCGCTGCGAGTTTTGGGGTCGGTAGGAGAACCAATAAATGAAGAAGCATGGCATTGGTTTGATGAGAACATCGGAAAAAGTAAATGTCCAATTGTAGATACCTGGTGGCAAACAGAAACCGGTGGTATCATGATCTCGCCAATAGCTTATGTTACGCCTACAAAACCAAGTTTTGCAACCCTGCCATTACCGGGGATACAACCAATTTTGGTGGATGAGCAAGGTAATGAAATTGCAGGTAATGGTGTAAATGGCAACCTATGTATCAAATTCCCATGGCCGGGAATGTTACGTACCACTTATGGTGATCACGAACGTTGTAAGCTAACCTATTTCTCTACCTATAAAGACCTTTACTTTACCGGTGATGGTTGTTTAAGAGATGAAGATGGTTATTATAGAATTACGGGTAGGGTAGATGATGTGATCAATGTATCAGGACATAGAATCGGTACTGCTGAAGTCGAGAATGCGATTAATATGCACGCCGGAGTGGTAGAAAGCGCTGTAGTTGGTTACCCACACGATGTAAAAGGACAAGGGATTTATGCTTTCGTGATCAATCCTAATGTACATACTGATGAGGATCTTACCAAAAAGGATATTTTACAAACGGTAACACGTGTTATTGGAGCAATTGCCAAACCGGATAAAATATTGTTTGTATCAGGTTTACCAAAAACCAGATCGGGTAAAATCATGCGTCGTATTCTAAGAAAGATAGCCGAAGGTGATACCAGTAATCTGGGCGATGTAACGACCTTGCTTGATCCGGCAGTCGTGGCCGAAATTGTTGAAAAAGCATCACAATTAAAATAA